AGCCATCGGCGCATGGTGAGCCATTTGGCCGCCTCATACCTATCCCAGCCATCTTGGTCGGCCAGAACCATTTCCACAACATCGTAGTCAAGGTCGTCGAAAGACGCGAGAAGTTCCGGAAGCATGAGAAAATCGGAAATGGAATCGGCAAGGCATCCCTTGGCGACGTCTTCCGTCGAAGGGAACTGCCGCCAGTAGGGCTCGCCGATGAGGATGATTCCGTTGGCATCAAGGCTCTTCGCCAAAAGCTCGATGGTGCCGGAGACTCCCCCACCGATCCATGTTGCGCCGAGACAGGCCGCCACACCAACCTTTTCGTCAGCGACGTAGCCGACAGCGTCGCCATGGATGAACTCGACCCGATCGGCGACGCCGAGTTCTTTCGCGCGGAGTTTTGCTTGCTCGGTGAACAACTGGCTCATGTCGACGCCGACGCCGACGATCCC
Above is a genomic segment from Desulfolutivibrio sulfodismutans DSM 3696 containing:
- a CDS encoding SAM-dependent methyltransferase; protein product: MDIPRIFTITESAHRIHNPFTPEKLATLGAALRLESGTRVLDLGSGSGEMLCTWARDYGIVGVGVDMSQLFTEQAKLRAKELGVADRVEFIHGDAVGYVADEKVGVAACLGATWIGGGVSGTIELLAKSLDANGIILIGEPYWRQFPSTEDVAKGCLADSISDFLMLPELLASFDDLDYDVVEMVLADQDGWDRYEAAKWLTMRRWLEANPDDDFAKEVRAKLTVEPKRYAAYSREFLGWGVFALMAR